The genomic segment CCATCATCGGTCAGACGTAAGAGAAAATATTGTGTACAGTTCACGTGAAAATATttagtttctcatcaaaacttgaTTTCAATGCTTAtactaaatgtaatttaaacattgtaatttaaaaatgtgctttatTGATGCACAATGGATATTGAggggaaataaaatgaaactgcTGAGGAGAGGTtttcatcttgtggtatggcctttatatttctgttctcaaagttttcttcaaatggtggaggTGAGCTGTGGAGGTTGGTGGTGATGTCTGATAGTGACTACATcagtggtttatttctttttctagacattccaaattgttctatTGGCTATGTCCAATGTTTGCGCAaaggctctgattgattttctctctttttctcagcttcagaatggcttgcttttctcccagagacagctttctgatcttcatgttggtttatcctttttaacaacaaatgcagtcttcaaaggtgaaacccagggctcaaaccaagagtaaaccttcagagctattaattgtttaaacagtcaaacTAACAGgtcacacctgggcaacaagaagcacttgtcagtcacatgttccaatatttgtgatcacttgaaaaatgggtgggttcaaacaaaaggtgccatgttctaagttgtttaacacatctagatgtaaatatgaggaaatcaaagcttcatcttcatcttttgacctcaaatCCAAATTTCTTCGgtatatagcaaaaacaaaagcaatggcCTAGTCGTTCTGATACATTCAGAGGGGACTTTTGTAGAAACTAATATGACttaattctgattatttattttaaaataagatcTTGGTGGCTGCATCAACATGGAAACATGGGATAAAGTTTAATCAAGGTGAATTTTGACTGTGCAATTAGAGAACAAAATGTTGAGTCATACGtattctttcattaaaaaaaaataacaaacaatttcaaaatgcTTTCATTTTGGATGATggcgttgttgtttttttgtactctCACGGCACCccttgtttagttttgtttgttttttcactccTGCAGCTGTTttacagtactgactgtactgATACCTTTGCTTTGGTCTTTTTTGGATTGTTTTTGGTAATTTAATTTGGATAAGATACACCTTAAATGCTTTTATGATATGAATGTATCCCACTtggccctgcaatggattggcaccctgtccagggtgtaccctgccttgtgcccgatgctccctgggataggctccaggttccccgtgaccctgaaaaggagtaagtggtagaagatggatggatggatggatggatgtaaatgTAACGGACATGTTAATGTCCTGACAATGATATCAGTGATGTTGTATTCACAAACATCATTTCtttgcttgcatttcctcatttgtaagtcactttgaataaaagcatctgctaaatgaataaaagtaaatgtaaatttcagTGATGATgtaaaaacacattcaaatacACTGGAGCAAAGATATTTGGAACAAATTAGAATTAAATTAACCTGACTCTTTAAATCACTTTTGTCCTGTAGCTACACTTTTTCTTTAAACTCTGCACTCCCTTTTGCTTTAAAGCCACACCCGCTGTCTCTGTCACAGAACCAGGAAGTTAATTTCAGAggaaacaaaactaaaactaggactgacgctctctctctctctctctctctctctctctctctctctctctctctctctctctctctctcattgtgtgAGTGCAGGAAAATGGCAGAGGCTAGTATTTCAGTAGATCAGGATCAGTTGAAATGTCCAGTTTGTCAGAATCTCCTGAAGGATCCTGTAGTTACTCCCTGTGGCCACAGTTActgtaaggtgtgtattaatggcTGCTGGGATCAGGAGGATCTGAAGGGCGTCTATAGCTGTCCCCAATGCAGAGAAACTTTCACTCCAAGGCCTGTTCTACGCAGGAACAACATGCTGGTtgaagtggtggagaaactgaaggAGACTGAACTCCAAGCTTCTGCTCACTGTTACGCTggacctggagatgtggagtgtgattcCTGCATcaggagaaaacacaaagcaatTAAAACCTGTCTGGTGTGTCTGGCCTCCTTTTGTGAAGATCATCTTAAACCTCATTTTCAGTCTCCTGCCTTTAAGAAGCACAAGTTAGCTGAAGCCTATGCAGAGCTCCAGGAGAAGATCTGCTCTCAGCATGACAAACTCCTCGAGATCTACTGTCGTACTGACCAAAGCTTCATCTGTTATTTGTGTGCGATGGATGATCACAAAGGCCATGATACGGTTTCAACTAAAGCAgaaagaactgaaaaacaggtgagaaccaaaaatctaatattttctAGGGCAGCTcatacaaataatatatttaatgtcaTTTCTGTAGTTAATTTGCCTTAGTCAGGTATAGGGCACGGAACTCCTTAATTTTAAGGATTTTTTAAGGACATTTTAATGTTTGCATTGAAGGAAAGTTTATGAAGTGCTACTggtaattaaatgttaaataaatgtgtcttCCTCATAACTAATTGAACTTTATACAGCTGACACCCATAATAATATCCACACATGACAGGGTAATTAGAtttgattttatattatttaatttttagtatcatgtcattatttaattgtttaatttattttacaaagtgGTTCTTAACTGATAACCACCCTAGATCCACTACACTCGGTGTAGTTATTAGAAAGCAGACATGAACCTTCTGCTTAAGATGCTTATATTCAGAATATTTCCAAACCGCATGCCAGTAGCTACTTTATGCCAGTGAACATCTTCCTTCTTACCTAGGGAATATGTGTaggtgtgattttattttttgtgttttaatttttttattataattttaactTGTTCTCTGCATTTAATTTCACCACACTGAGCTCCTGAtgcagaaataatgaaatgtatttttatttggtttcaGAATGAGGTAaaggaggagcagatgaaatcccagcagaggatccaggagaagcaggacaaggtgcaggagctgaaacagacTGTGGACACTATTAAGGTGAGGAGTGAACAGAGACTCACATATACACAATGTATACATTATATggtaagcaaaaaaaagttcatccgtgtgtgtgtgtgtgtttgtctaacAGAGGCGTTCACAGGCAGCAGTAGATGAGAGTGAGAAGATATTTACTGAGCTGATCAGCTCCATGGAGAAAAAGCGCTCAGAGGTGAAggagctgatcagagctcaggagaaagCTGAACTGAGTCGACCTGAACGACTCCTGaagcaactggagcaggagattGCTGATCTTAAGAGGGgagtcactgagctggagcagctttcacacacacacgatcacatcCACTTCCTCCAGGTAACACTCACTGTCCAATCTACAGAGGGCGCTGTTCCTCACAAAGCTTCCTCCTAAAGCTCATTATAGCAACAATAAATGTTTCTGTCTGAGATCacaagtgtgtgtttgatcTGATTCAGTCTGAGATTCATTCGTTCCCCTCCTacacttttctccttctctattACGTGTTTCCACTCTGTAGAGTTTCccgtctctctgtgtttctcctggATCTGAGGACTCACCCAGCTTCACTGTCAatcaacatctctcatttgatggagtgaggAAACCTCTCTCAGATCTGAAAAAACGAGTCGAGGAAATCTGTGAGTCCTTCATATTGTAAAGAAGGTGTCCTGGTGGAAAATATTAATTTGCTCTAAAGCTGGTAAAGACAGCAATAAAATTCATACAACAGGAATAAGGAATGTCTAGACTGCAGAAACGTTTGATGTATGATTATGTAAAATTACCTTTACAACAATAGCCAAAGCTGTTAGACTATTGAAAAGTGTAAACTTACCTCACCAGCAGTTATAATCCAATGATTTTGGCTCCTTCTGCTCCCTGCTTGATCTCTCACGATGCGTGGAGCCTTGCTGACCTGAAAATcacttgctgctgctgaggatgaccCTGCATAGATAACATACAGGTCACCATGGGTTTACTGAAGATGGTACCATATGGGCACCCTAAAGTCATCTGTGGCTGTGCTTCCTTGGAGAGCTTTAAGATGGCTATTGCTAAGAATAGTTTACTCTCGagtctccatcactgaacagttaATTACTTCAGTTTGATATGAGAAACTTAAATGTAAAACTCTGATGATGCTCATACTCAAGTTCCTGTTAACACACTTAGAGatttttgactttatttattgtaatacaaaataaatgatttataatcgcactatccggtatgacccagatgaggacaggttcctctcaaggtttcttcttcatgtcgtctcagggagattttcctcgCCATTGCAGCTTCTGGCTTGCTCCTTAGGGATAAATTtgaattataattttattagcagatttctgtaaagctgctctgtaaCAAcatccactgttaaaagtgctaattAAGTGCCTTAATTTccatcagaattttttttaaacttattttcAAAGCTTTACTTTAATAATTCTTCTAAATGGTGCAGATTTTTTTCAGACAAAATTGTCTGTCTGAAGCTTTCAAATCATTTTTCCGTTTCCATtttgtctctccatctccacAGTTGCAGCAGTTCAGATAATTTTACCCTCAAACCTGAAGAGTAGAGAAGATTTTCTTCAGTGTGGgtgtaaaatacacacacacaaacttacacacacacacacacctgattttaCCTGATGATGTTaggtaatatttaaaatattttatatagaaaatAGGATAGACACGGACAGGTGTCTCTGACATTTGCTGTAAATCCTGTGATTAATATCTAACCTGTGGACATTTTATTGTTATAGATTTCTGTTatctgactctggatcccaaCACACCACACCGTCAACTCATTCTGTCTGAGAAGAACAGATCGATGACATGGAGTGAAAGAGATCAGCGATACCCTgatcatccagagagatttgactCTTACATGCAGGTGTTGTGTAAGGAGAGTGTGAGTGGACActgttactgggaggtggaTTGGAGCGGTGATGGTGTGTACATTTCAGTCTCGTATAAAGAGATCAGCAGGAAAGGGCAGTGTTACAAGTGTATATTTGGATACAACAGTCAGTCCTGGAGTCTGTGGtgttcttcttcctctgtctctttccgGCACAACGGCATTAAGACTGAGCTCCAAGGTCCAGCGtcctccagaataggagtgtatgtggatcacagtgcaggaactctgtccttctacagtgtctctgacacgatgaggctcctccacagagtccacaccacattcactcagcctctatacACTGGGTTCTGGCTACCTTTTTATAACTCAGCTGTCAGGTTATGTGATCCAAGATGAAACGTTAGTAAATGTTTAGTAAAAATTAACACTGGAATGTCAGATTTAATTTCTCCCTGAACTACAGTGCCACTTTTGGATGCACAACCTGTAAAATACCAAtgaattattagtagtagtagtagtagtaggactAGTAGTATCTAAGCTTAACCATCCTATActgtgcatccggaaagtattcacagcactacactttttccacattttgttatgttacagctttattttaaaatggattaaattaaaaattttcctcaaaattctacaaacaataccccataatgacagcGTGAAAgacgtttgtttgaaatctttgcaaatttattaaaaataaaaaacaaaaaaagcacatgtacataagtatataaagcctttgctcaatactttgttgaagcacctttggcaccaattacagcctcaagtctttttgagtatgatgctacaagcttggcacacctatttttgggcagtttctcccattcttctttgcaggacctctcaagctccatcaggttggatggggagcatcggtgcacagccattttcagatctctccagagatttggaataaggctgtatcATAACAaaaggtggaaaaagtgaagcgctgtgaatatttTCTGGGTACACTGTACATTAAGTTACACAAATAACCTCAGTATTATGTCCTCTGCTGTTGCCCCACTATAAAAAACAAACTCGTAATTATCCACATGTTCATACTCAaatttatttacacagaaagagcaAAGTTGACCGTTCGAAGAACTAGTTCATTTAGCTTTCACAGGatttaaacaaaagaaagaaagaaaaaatagttACCGATATGACTGTTTGTCCGTCATCTTACATCGCTGATCCTGGGATTgcctgtgcaaaaaaaaagtattctgcACATGTTCAGTGACCTGTAATTTTTTTGGAAGGggatgactgtttatagctgctataatgtaagtgagaacaggaactaacagcTTTCTCTTTTCATGCACCTTGGGTATGGAATGAAATGCCAAATGTAATCAACTTAGATATCCTTCTCACTTTGAGTACTTTTAAAGGTCTTTTGCAAACTGCTTTAAAGGAAACGTgcaattgtttttattgatcaGTTTTTATAGATtgagtgtatgttttttttttatgtatgtactTGTAGTATTTgctatttctgtttaattttaCTGTGAAACTTAAATGTGTTGCCGTCTTGATCAGGATTTAAGAGATTGTACTATCTCAATGGCAccttcctggttaaataaagaggggaaaataaataaagtacatctATGCAAAGGatgactaactaatgtaaacttCTAATGATTGGCTTTGTATCATATAAATGATAACATGACCTGcatttttgagagagagagagagagagagagagagaagagaggaatgactgtttatagctgctataatgtaagtgagaacaggaactaacttgtttagtatggggacgtgctgttaaaggaaatttatcagctttggggtggtaacagtaatccTGCTTCATCaccaactctctccagcctgggcatcactggaacggttctgtgCTGGGTGAAATCCTATcactctgacagatccttcaaggtatcatggaggggaggtatttctgaaactcagcaactcacaactgctgtttcacaggggtcagttctgggtccactcctcttttctatctacactacatctctagggaagtctcatggcttctcatatcattgctatgctgatgacacccagctctatttgtccttccagccagacaatccatccgtctctgcacgtatctctgcttgcctgtcggacatctcggtctggatgagggaacaccatcttaagctcaacctggcaaaatctgagcttctcgttatcccagcctgtccctcaatcaaccacaacctcactgtacagctcagctcaaccacactcaagccaaccgggacggccaggaaccttgggatgattcttgatgacagctcgacctttacagaccacatctcaacaactgcacggtcctgtaggttcattctgtactacatcaagaaaatcctaccctacctcaccgaacagatactagtccaggctcttgttatctcaaaactggactactgcaactcactacttccgggcctcccagccagctccatcaaaccccttcagatgattcagaatgcagcagcacgcctcgtcttcaaccagcccaagagaacccatgtcacacccctcttcatctccctccactggcttcctgtagccgcccacatcaaattcaaggccttgatgctcacctacaagaccttgtcttgTACCCTTGTCTTGTACCCttgcaccctcctacctcaactctctcccgaaggcttacattccctcacgcaatctgtgatcgattagcgaccggcgtttagtagttcccactcagcgtggctcaaggtccctttccagaaccttaacactaactgttcctcagtggtggaatagaattccaacctcaatccggaccgcagaatctctcaccatcttcaaaaaacagctaaagacccagctcttccgtgagcacataaccaactcataaaaaaaaaaaaaaaaattaaattttgcGCTTACACCTcttctctgtgcactttgcttcttctggaactcaatttatggatcttgtatggtagcactacttgtattgttctctgcttgatatatcgctttgcttgtatttttctcatttgtaagtcactttggataaaagcatctgctaagtgaataaatgtaaatgtaaatataaatcacACCGAAGTGtgattcatataaaaaaaagtgtttattataaaaaaaaagtgttttattcctcatatatcCTACTAACTAATTAGCAGAATACAGTCCTAAAGTCCATGAGCTGTCATGTAGGTGCAGTAGCTGCTCATAAAACCaaatttaaactttaaaaaaaaaaaaaaagaaagaaagaaagaaaggaaaaaaaagattttactcCCTTCAGGGTGTGAGGTGTATGAAAATATCTGCTGCCATATAGTGGTCCAAATGAGTATTTTCAGCATGCATGTTCTCCACCTGTGAGAAGGATAAAAAGACCTTTTTTAATACAACTAACATACAAAttcaaaacaacaaagaaaataagCAAAACAGAAATATTCTTTATAACGGCATATGTACAAAAAGCACAAACTCAACAACAGGGCAGCATTTcggtgtgttttatgttttagaGAAGACGATGAGTCGTACAGTCTGATTTCCAGTGGAATAAAAGATAAGATataa from the Ictalurus furcatus strain D&B chromosome 17, Billie_1.0, whole genome shotgun sequence genome contains:
- the LOC128621538 gene encoding tripartite motif-containing protein 16-like isoform X1 — protein: MAEASISVDQDQLKCPVCQNLLKDPVVTPCGHSYCKVCINGCWDQEDLKGVYSCPQCRETFTPRPVLRRNNMLVEVVEKLKETELQASAHCYAGPGDVECDSCIRRKHKAIKTCLVCLASFCEDHLKPHFQSPAFKKHKLAEAYAELQEKICSQHDKLLEIYCRTDQSFICYLCAMDDHKGHDTVSTKAERTEKQNEVKEEQMKSQQRIQEKQDKVQELKQTVDTIKRRSQAAVDESEKIFTELISSMEKKRSEVKELIRAQEKAELSRPERLLKQLEQEIADLKRGVTELEQLSHTHDHIHFLQSFPSLCVSPGSEDSPSFTVNQHLSFDGVRKPLSDLKKRVEEIYFCYLTLDPNTPHRQLILSEKNRSMTWSERDQRYPDHPERFDSYMQVLCKESVSGHCYWEVDWSGDGVYISVSYKEISRKGQCYKCIFGYNSQSWSLWCSSSSVSFRHNGIKTELQGPASSRIGVYVDHSAGTLSFYSVSDTMRLLHRVHTTFTQPLYTGFWLPFYNSAVRLCDPR
- the LOC128621538 gene encoding E3 ubiquitin/ISG15 ligase TRIM25-like isoform X2 gives rise to the protein MAEASISVDQDQLKCPVCQNLLKDPVVTPCGHSYCKVCINGCWDQEDLKGVYSCPQCRETFTPRPVLRRNNMLVEVVEKLKETELQASAHCYAGPGDVECDSCIRRKHKAIKTCLVCLASFCEDHLKPHFQSPAFKKHKLAEAYAELQEKICSQHDKLLEIYCRTDQSFICYLCAMDDHKGHDTVSTKAERTEKQNEVKEEQMKSQQRIQEKQDKVQELKQTVDTIKRRSQAAVDESEKIFTELISSMEKKRSEVKELIRAQEKAELSRPERLLKQLEQEIADLKRGVTELEQLSHTHDHIHFLQSFPSLCVSPGSEDSPSFTVNQHLSFDGVRKPLSDLKKRVEEIFAAVQIILPSNLKSREDFLQYFCYLTLDPNTPHRQLILSEKNRSMTWSERDQRYPDHPERFDSYMQVLCKESVSGHCYWEVDWSGDGVYISVSYKEISRKGQCYKCIFGYNSQSWSLWCSSSSVSFRHNGIKTELQGPASSRIGVYVDHSAGTLSFYSVSDTMRLLHRVHTTFTQPLYTGFWLPFYNSAVRLCDPR